In Pseudomonas sp. PDM14, a genomic segment contains:
- a CDS encoding lysoplasmalogenase — translation MPTAHRYLFGLALLLGALYIVLLPFKPYPLGWLLKPLPMLLFAWLALRSIRGAAGGWLALGFVAAALGDFFLDYGDRDGLFVQALLAFLVNQLAFIVGFALLARSRSWRLLWSLPVIGYAVLMISWMLPGAGALKVPVTLYFVCLLAMALCAVRVEQRPGPLWLGALLFVIADSLIGVNKFVQPFPHAVLVIVCCYFSGQSLIAWGLLRLRGEAASPATSSAAVGSAG, via the coding sequence ATGCCCACTGCCCACCGTTATCTGTTCGGCCTGGCCTTGCTGCTAGGCGCGCTGTACATCGTGCTGTTGCCGTTCAAGCCCTATCCGCTCGGCTGGTTGCTCAAGCCGCTGCCCATGTTGCTGTTCGCCTGGCTGGCCCTGCGCTCCATACGCGGCGCCGCGGGTGGCTGGCTGGCGCTGGGGTTCGTGGCGGCGGCACTGGGTGATTTCTTTCTCGACTACGGTGATCGCGACGGCCTGTTCGTGCAGGCGCTGCTGGCGTTCCTGGTCAACCAGCTGGCCTTCATCGTCGGCTTCGCCCTGTTGGCGCGGAGCCGCTCCTGGCGCCTGCTGTGGAGCCTGCCGGTGATCGGCTATGCCGTGCTGATGATCAGCTGGATGCTGCCGGGTGCCGGTGCGCTGAAGGTTCCGGTGACCCTGTACTTCGTCTGCCTGCTGGCGATGGCGCTGTGTGCGGTGCGCGTCGAGCAGCGGCCCGGTCCGTTGTGGCTGGGGGCGCTGCTGTTCGTGATCGCCGATTCGCTGATCGGCGTGAACAAGTTCGTTCAGCCGTTCCCGCATGCCGTGCTGGTGATCGTCTGCTGCTACTTTAGCGGCCAGTCGCTGATCGCCTGGGGGCTGCTCAGGTTGCGGGGCGAGGCAGCCAGTCCAGCCACCAGTTCGGCAGCGGTCGGCTCAGCTGGTTGA
- the rpoH gene encoding RNA polymerase sigma factor RpoH, translating to MTTSLQPVHALVPGANLEAYVHAVNSIPLLTPEQERELAGNLFYHQDLEAARQMVLAHLRFVVHIARSYSGYGLAQADLIQEGNVGLMKAVKRFNPEMGVRLVSFAVHWIKAEIHEFILRNWRIVKVATTKAQRKLFFNLRSQKKRLAWLSNDEVHAVAASLGVEPREVREMESRLSGHDMAFDPAADDDDDSAYQSPAHYLEDHRYDPAMQLEDADWSDSSTANLHEALEGLDERSRDILYQRWLAEEKATLHDLAAKYNVSAERIRQLEKNAMNKLKGSIQA from the coding sequence ATGACCACATCTCTGCAGCCTGTTCATGCCCTAGTCCCCGGTGCAAACCTGGAGGCCTACGTGCATGCGGTGAACAGCATCCCGCTGTTGACGCCTGAGCAGGAGCGCGAGCTGGCCGGGAATCTCTTCTACCACCAGGATCTCGAAGCAGCCCGGCAGATGGTTCTCGCCCACCTGCGTTTTGTCGTGCACATCGCGCGCAGCTATTCCGGTTACGGCCTGGCCCAGGCCGACCTGATTCAGGAAGGCAACGTCGGCCTGATGAAGGCGGTCAAGCGTTTCAACCCGGAAATGGGCGTGCGCCTGGTGTCCTTTGCGGTGCACTGGATCAAGGCCGAGATTCACGAATTCATCCTGCGTAACTGGCGCATCGTCAAAGTCGCCACCACCAAGGCGCAGCGCAAGCTGTTCTTCAACCTGCGCAGCCAGAAGAAGCGTCTGGCCTGGTTGAGCAATGACGAAGTGCACGCCGTGGCTGCAAGCCTGGGTGTCGAGCCGCGTGAAGTGCGCGAAATGGAAAGCCGTCTGAGTGGCCATGACATGGCCTTCGACCCGGCGGCAGACGATGACGACGACAGCGCATACCAGTCGCCGGCGCATTACCTGGAAGATCATCGCTACGATCCGGCCATGCAGCTCGAGGATGCCGACTGGAGCGACAGTTCCACCGCCAACCTGCACGAAGCGCTGGAAGGCCTGGACGAGCGCAGTCGCGACATCCTCTATCAGCGCTGGCTGGCCGAGGAGAAGGCGACCCTGCACGACCTCGCCGCCAAGTACAACGTCTCGGCCGAGCGCATTCGCCAGCTGGAGAAGAACGCGATGAACAAGCTCAAAGGCTCGATCCAGGCCTGA
- the mtgA gene encoding monofunctional biosynthetic peptidoglycan transglycosylase — protein sequence MLRTLLRRLFKLLFWFALGSALLVLVLRWINPPGTALMIERKVESWVDGQPIDLQRSWRPWRELPDHLKVAVIAAEDQKFAEHWGFDIPAIQQALAHNEQGGSLRGASTLSQQVAKNLLLWSGRSWPRKALEAWFTGLIEVFWPKQRILEIYLNSVEWGDGVFGAEAAARHHFGVGAPYLSRQQASLLAAVLPNPRAWNPGRPGPHVSRRASWIRQQMQQLGGSHYLNQLSRPLPNWWLDWLPRPAT from the coding sequence ATGCTCCGCACCCTGCTCCGCCGCCTGTTCAAACTACTGTTCTGGTTCGCCCTCGGTTCGGCGCTGCTGGTGCTGGTGCTGCGCTGGATCAATCCACCGGGAACAGCGCTGATGATCGAGCGCAAGGTCGAGTCATGGGTTGACGGCCAGCCCATCGACCTGCAGCGCAGCTGGCGCCCGTGGAGGGAATTGCCCGACCACCTGAAAGTGGCGGTGATCGCCGCCGAAGACCAGAAATTCGCCGAGCACTGGGGCTTCGATATCCCCGCCATCCAGCAGGCCCTGGCACACAACGAACAGGGCGGCAGTCTGCGTGGCGCCAGCACCTTGAGCCAGCAGGTGGCGAAGAACCTGTTGCTCTGGTCCGGCCGCAGCTGGCCACGCAAGGCGCTGGAAGCCTGGTTCACCGGGTTGATCGAAGTGTTCTGGCCCAAGCAGCGGATTCTCGAGATCTACCTCAACAGCGTGGAATGGGGTGACGGTGTGTTCGGCGCGGAAGCCGCCGCGCGTCATCACTTCGGCGTCGGCGCACCTTATCTGTCACGCCAGCAGGCCAGCCTGCTGGCGGCCGTACTGCCCAATCCGCGTGCGTGGAATCCGGGCCGCCCCGGCCCGCACGTCAGCCGCCGGGCCAGCTGGATCCGCCAGCAGATGCAGCAGCTCGGCGGCAGCCATTACCTCAACCAGCTGAGCCGACCGCTGCCGAACTGGTGGCTGGACTGGCTGCCTCGCCCCGCAACCTGA